A genome region from Actinomycetota bacterium includes the following:
- a CDS encoding Fic family protein produces the protein MAKRWKVIFEPKLDPRFLSFLLNRIDAFAHFLREMPMAPGEREELDRLNIIRAIRGTTGIEGNRLDEELIEEVLIRHDDTPLSLEEQEVLNAEAVMKYIRSRKPMPYMKLTETIIKEIHAQITLDCNYKGNVIGEYRTTNVRAGAYICPSAGDVGRLMREFTEFINSSESLTMHPVVRAVISHFYLVAIHPFTDGNGRTARAAEAYLLYHGGYSRAGFYSLANYYYKHRGEYVDEMDKAMFEHNGSLRNFVLFALEGFESEMEDRYRETNIYIRKLAYRQYLDELVRKEMITPRLAGVLTRMSDDGIKLRTDHFKQRVLPWLAETYRGLSERSVRHDLTIMRKLNLVYDTKGIIRVDYHAVEPR, from the coding sequence ATGGCCAAACGATGGAAAGTAATCTTCGAACCCAAGCTTGACCCCCGTTTTCTTTCCTTTCTCCTAAATCGCATTGACGCTTTTGCCCACTTCTTAAGGGAGATGCCGATGGCCCCGGGCGAGCGCGAGGAATTGGACAGGCTGAACATAATCAGGGCTATCCGGGGTACGACCGGTATAGAGGGCAACCGTCTGGACGAGGAACTGATCGAGGAAGTGCTGATCCGGCACGACGATACTCCGCTGTCTTTGGAAGAGCAGGAAGTCCTGAACGCGGAAGCGGTTATGAAGTACATCCGGTCGCGCAAACCGATGCCGTATATGAAACTCACGGAAACGATTATCAAGGAAATCCACGCGCAGATAACGTTGGACTGCAACTACAAGGGTAACGTCATAGGAGAATACCGGACGACGAATGTACGCGCCGGCGCTTATATCTGTCCTTCGGCCGGTGACGTCGGCCGTCTTATGCGAGAATTTACCGAGTTTATCAATTCTTCTGAGAGCCTGACCATGCACCCGGTTGTCCGGGCCGTCATATCGCATTTTTACCTGGTGGCGATTCATCCGTTCACGGACGGTAACGGCCGGACCGCGCGGGCCGCGGAAGCGTACCTCCTTTATCACGGCGGCTACAGCCGGGCCGGCTTCTATTCACTGGCGAATTACTACTACAAGCATCGCGGTGAGTATGTCGACGAAATGGACAAAGCGATGTTCGAACACAACGGAAGCTTGCGCAATTTCGTCCTATTCGCCTTAGAGGGTTTTGAGAGCGAAATGGAGGACCGTTACCGGGAGACAAACATCTACATAAGGAAACTCGCCTATCGGCAGTATCTTGATGAGCTGGTGCGAAAGGAAATGATTACGCCGCGGCTAGCCGGCGTTCTGACACGGATGTCCGACGACGGTATTAAACTACGGACAGACCACTTCAAACAACGAGTCTTGCCGTGGTTGGCCGAGACCTACCGCGGTTTGAGTGAGCGCTCCGTTCGCCACGACCTGACGATTATGCGCAAGTTGAATCTGGTTTACGACACGAAAGGCATTATTCGCGTCGATTACCACGCTGTCGAACCCCGCTAA
- the cysE gene encoding serine O-acetyltransferase, producing the protein MFKRLRSDIKAVFNNDPAARSTLEVLLAYPGLHAIIMHRQSNWLYRHHLILCARLLAEWSRFITGIEIHPAAVIGDRFFIDHGMQVVIGETAVIGNDVLMYQGSTLGGVGTGKGKRHPTIGNNVVIGAGAKVLGDVHIGDNVRVGANSVVVKDVPADTTVVGVPARAVREQGKAVTPLDVLDHGELPDPETEIVKVLVARIERLQERLNKIAPQKKTSAKQKKFEDEMLDWFIGGGGI; encoded by the coding sequence ATGTTCAAGCGTTTGCGAAGCGACATCAAAGCAGTCTTTAACAACGATCCGGCGGCCAGAAGCACCCTTGAGGTGCTATTGGCCTATCCCGGCCTGCACGCTATCATTATGCACCGGCAGTCGAACTGGCTTTACCGCCATCATTTGATACTCTGCGCCCGTTTGCTGGCTGAATGGAGCCGCTTTATTACGGGAATCGAAATTCATCCCGCGGCCGTCATTGGCGACAGGTTCTTTATCGATCACGGCATGCAGGTAGTCATCGGGGAAACGGCGGTCATCGGCAACGACGTCTTGATGTATCAAGGCAGCACGTTGGGCGGTGTCGGTACCGGCAAAGGTAAGCGTCATCCGACCATCGGTAACAACGTCGTTATCGGGGCCGGCGCCAAGGTCTTGGGTGACGTGCATATCGGCGACAATGTTCGTGTCGGGGCCAACTCAGTCGTTGTCAAGGATGTGCCGGCCGACACGACCGTCGTAGGCGTGCCGGCCAGGGCGGTCAGGGAGCAAGGGAAGGCGGTCACCCCGTTGGACGTTCTGGACCACGGAGAGCTGCCGGATCCGGAAACGGAAATCGTAAAAGTTCTGGTTGCCAGGATCGAGAGACTGCAGGAGCGGCTGAATAAGATCGCCCCGCAGAAAAAGACTTCCGCTAAACAAAAGAAATTTGAAGATGAAATGTTAGACTGGTTTATCGGCGGAGGAGGAATTTAG
- a CDS encoding NAD(P)/FAD-dependent oxidoreductase yields the protein MTDVIIIGAGLAGLTAGVYARLNGYSAKIFEHGRHPGGVVATWKRGEYTFEGGMHFLMGYRPGTPIYDLYEEVGLYPGLEVAPLDKYLRFVDEASGRSVLLSGDLDRVRQELSEISPEDVPLINGIVDGAKAMAGSDFGLDALAKAPALLTPVDRAKMLWGMRSYAKYLLGRYNQEVKEYTAAAKSPLVKKIIDNMFLPEVPVWFVMMILAMASEGQLGVIKNGSRDFAERIAAKFKALGGEIAYRSTVMEIIVENDTAVGVRLADGTEHRAGTVISAGDGHSTVYELLKGKYINKATKARYETWPLMKPFSTVDFGVNRTFDGEPPLSLYSLEKPIEAAGDLHNTLVVRIFNYTNAFAPPGKAVIQVLLETDWDSWETDRQDLAAYKARKEELAAAAQEFLETRYPGISGQVEVADVATPYTLYRYTLNWKGAYEGWAPTPKNITKTIKRTLPGLDRFYLAGQWVTPGGGVPVSMYTGKHAIQMMCRRDKKQWMAVS from the coding sequence ATGACCGATGTGATTATTATCGGGGCCGGTCTGGCCGGATTGACGGCCGGTGTCTACGCTCGTCTTAACGGGTATTCCGCCAAGATATTCGAACACGGGAGACATCCCGGCGGCGTGGTCGCGACCTGGAAGCGTGGCGAATATACGTTTGAGGGCGGCATGCATTTCCTCATGGGCTACCGTCCCGGTACGCCGATCTACGACCTCTACGAAGAGGTCGGTCTGTATCCGGGTTTAGAGGTCGCCCCCCTGGATAAGTACCTTCGTTTTGTTGACGAAGCCAGCGGCCGTTCCGTTTTGCTGTCGGGCGACCTTGACAGGGTTCGCCAGGAGTTGTCGGAAATCTCTCCCGAAGACGTGCCGCTGATAAACGGGATCGTCGACGGGGCCAAAGCGATGGCCGGGTCGGATTTCGGCCTGGACGCGCTGGCCAAAGCGCCCGCTCTGCTGACCCCGGTAGATAGGGCCAAAATGTTATGGGGCATGAGATCGTATGCCAAGTACTTGCTTGGACGATATAACCAAGAGGTCAAGGAATATACGGCGGCGGCAAAGAGTCCTTTGGTCAAGAAGATTATCGATAATATGTTTCTGCCAGAGGTCCCGGTCTGGTTTGTAATGATGATTCTAGCCATGGCGTCCGAAGGACAGTTGGGAGTGATCAAAAACGGATCGCGGGATTTTGCCGAGAGAATCGCAGCCAAATTCAAAGCCCTGGGCGGGGAGATCGCCTATCGCTCGACCGTTATGGAGATCATCGTCGAGAATGATACGGCGGTCGGAGTTCGGCTGGCGGACGGGACGGAGCATCGCGCGGGGACCGTTATATCCGCCGGCGACGGCCATAGTACTGTTTATGAACTACTAAAAGGTAAGTATATAAACAAGGCAACAAAGGCCAGGTATGAAACATGGCCGCTGATGAAGCCCTTCAGCACGGTTGATTTCGGGGTAAACAGAACGTTCGACGGCGAACCCCCGCTTAGCCTGTATTCGCTTGAGAAACCGATAGAAGCGGCGGGTGACCTTCACAATACGCTCGTCGTCCGGATTTTCAACTACACAAATGCCTTCGCGCCGCCAGGTAAGGCTGTTATTCAGGTCTTGCTGGAAACCGACTGGGATAGCTGGGAGACGGACAGGCAAGATTTAGCGGCCTACAAGGCGCGAAAAGAAGAGCTAGCCGCGGCGGCCCAAGAATTTCTTGAAACCAGGTATCCGGGCATATCCGGCCAGGTCGAGGTGGCGGACGTGGCGACGCCCTATACGCTTTACCGCTATACCTTGAACTGGAAAGGCGCTTACGAAGGTTGGGCGCCGACGCCTAAGAATATAACTAAGACAATCAAACGTACACTGCCTGGTCTTGACAGATTCTACCTGGCGGGACAGTGGGTAACGCCGGGCGGCGGGGTGCCGGTAAGCATGTATACGGGGAAACACGCTATCCAGATGATGTGCCGGCGCGACAAAAAGCAATGGATGGCAGTCAGTTAG
- the pcrA gene encoding DNA helicase PcrA — MMDILKGLNDPQKEAVTHGEGPLLILAGAGSGKTRALTSRLAYLVKQRKIKPNQILAITFTNKAAKEMRDRVETMLGPEATKGMWIMTFHAACVRILRMEIENLTNNQGRGYNGRFVIYDENDSERLIKDCLLELNLDTKRYAPRAVKYVISAAKNELIDADTFASRTSTYFEEITGEVYKLYQEKLAQNNALDFDDIIMLAVNIFELFPQVLLKWQEKFKYFLIDEYQDTNHAQFRLVSLLAKRYQNLAVVGDPDQSIYKFRGADIRNILEFERDFPDAKIVSLEQNYRSTSTILEAANEVIKHNRGRKKKNLWSEIESGEPIYLYQAENERDEAIFIASEVKRVVEETGRNNRDIAVFYRTNAQSRIFEEVFMNFDIPYMLVGGVRFYERMEIKDMLAYLRVIQNPSDNISAKRIVNTPRRGIGKTSIDRISAYANMMGVSFYEALKNAKDIPGGGGFSLERIASFVDLIESLRSMAQGDLLELTQAVIDRSGYVRMLEKEGTYEAEGRIENIGELLSAVNDFKTAYPDGTLDDFLEKVALIADIDSLEVSENSVTLMTVHNAKGLEFPVVFIAGLEEGLFPHNRSMSDASEIEEERRLCYVGLTRAKEQLYLTCAWVRSTYGAPNYMMQSRFLKEIPSDFIEPVHPGS; from the coding sequence ATGATGGATATTTTAAAAGGCCTTAACGATCCCCAGAAGGAAGCGGTTACCCACGGCGAAGGACCGTTGCTGATTCTCGCGGGCGCCGGCAGCGGCAAAACGCGGGCGCTGACCTCGCGGCTGGCCTATCTCGTCAAACAACGGAAGATAAAGCCGAACCAGATCTTGGCCATTACCTTTACCAACAAGGCGGCCAAAGAGATGCGCGACCGCGTTGAGACGATGCTCGGGCCGGAAGCGACCAAGGGCATGTGGATTATGACCTTCCACGCCGCTTGCGTCCGGATTCTTAGGATGGAGATTGAGAATCTGACTAACAACCAGGGGCGCGGCTATAACGGGCGTTTCGTTATCTATGATGAAAACGATTCGGAACGTTTGATAAAGGACTGCCTGTTGGAGTTGAACCTGGACACTAAAAGGTACGCGCCGCGGGCGGTCAAGTATGTCATCTCGGCGGCCAAGAACGAATTGATCGACGCGGACACCTTCGCCAGCCGCACGTCAACGTACTTCGAGGAGATTACGGGCGAGGTATATAAGCTCTACCAGGAAAAGTTGGCGCAAAACAACGCCCTGGACTTTGACGATATCATCATGCTTGCCGTCAACATCTTCGAACTCTTCCCGCAGGTTCTGCTTAAGTGGCAAGAGAAATTCAAATATTTTTTAATCGACGAATACCAGGACACCAATCATGCCCAGTTTCGGTTGGTAAGCCTGCTCGCCAAGCGTTACCAGAATCTGGCCGTTGTCGGCGATCCGGACCAGAGCATTTATAAATTCCGCGGAGCTGACATCCGCAACATCCTGGAGTTTGAAAGGGATTTCCCGGACGCCAAGATCGTCAGTCTGGAGCAGAACTACCGGTCGACTTCTACGATCCTGGAAGCCGCCAACGAGGTCATTAAGCATAACCGCGGGCGGAAGAAGAAGAACCTGTGGAGCGAAATCGAAAGCGGTGAGCCGATTTATCTATACCAGGCGGAGAACGAACGGGACGAAGCCATATTTATCGCCTCCGAGGTAAAACGAGTGGTCGAAGAGACAGGCCGCAACAACCGGGACATTGCCGTTTTTTACCGGACCAACGCTCAGTCACGAATTTTTGAGGAAGTTTTCATGAACTTCGATATTCCTTACATGCTGGTCGGCGGGGTGCGTTTCTACGAGCGGATGGAAATCAAAGACATGCTGGCCTACCTGCGAGTCATCCAGAACCCGAGCGACAACATATCGGCCAAACGTATTGTTAATACGCCGCGGCGGGGCATCGGCAAGACCAGCATCGACCGCATCAGTGCCTACGCCAACATGATGGGCGTCAGTTTCTACGAAGCGTTGAAGAACGCCAAGGATATCCCGGGCGGCGGCGGTTTCTCCCTGGAGCGGATCGCTTCCTTCGTTGACCTCATTGAATCTTTGCGGTCAATGGCCCAGGGTGACTTGCTGGAACTTACGCAGGCGGTCATCGACCGCTCAGGGTATGTGAGGATGCTGGAGAAAGAGGGAACCTACGAGGCCGAGGGCCGGATCGAGAACATCGGCGAGCTTCTTAGCGCCGTAAACGATTTTAAGACCGCTTATCCGGACGGTACATTGGATGATTTCCTGGAGAAAGTCGCTTTGATCGCCGACATCGACAGCCTGGAAGTAAGCGAAAACTCGGTGACGCTGATGACCGTGCACAACGCCAAAGGGTTGGAGTTCCCCGTTGTTTTCATCGCCGGCTTAGAAGAAGGATTGTTCCCGCATAATCGCAGTATGAGCGACGCTTCCGAAATCGAGGAGGAGCGCCGCCTGTGTTATGTCGGTTTGACGAGGGCAAAGGAACAGTTATACTTGACGTGTGCCTGGGTCCGTTCGACCTACGGGGCGCCTAATTACATGATGCAGTCAAGGTTTCTCAAAGAGATTCCTAGCGATTTCATCGAGCCGGTTCATCCGGGGAGCTAA